The proteins below are encoded in one region of Mya arenaria isolate MELC-2E11 chromosome 15, ASM2691426v1:
- the LOC128218810 gene encoding serine protease inhibitor Cvsi-2-like, with translation MKIALCCAVVFACLALAYGEECQNVSGCTHVTCPDNDYTLECHNRQCTCTHTTATCAVVGDCRGNCNRDWHCVDGRCRCGFGFGGIGR, from the exons ATGAAGATTGCTCTTTGCTGCGCTGTGGTTTTTGCCTGTCTTG CTTTGGCCTATGGAGAGGAGTGCCAGAACGTCTCGGGTTGTACTCACGTGACCTGCCCGGACAACGACTACACGCTCGAGTGCCACAACCGCCAGTGCACATGCACACACA CCACGGCCACATGCGCCGTTGTTGGCGATTGCAGGGGCAATTGCAACCGTGACTGGCACTGCGTTGACGGTCGCTGCCGTTGTGGTTTCGGATTCGGCGGCATTGGCCGATAG